From the Lactuca sativa cultivar Salinas chromosome 9, Lsat_Salinas_v11, whole genome shotgun sequence genome, the window tgattatattgttaactctaaaatcaaaaaacaatgtttgatattttaaataattataatgatagaaattaaagcGTTAAgcaaacaaattttaaaaaattaattaacaataacaacaactataaataacattaaaccatatattatatctaattttattcatgagtaacagatgggtagagatcattcaaaagattgagattatacagttttaatagatatatatattatcatataattcaaaataatcaatatattatatcaacttagtatacgaattaatatatcaaaattaacaacaatattattgttatatttaaaaaagaatatatttgtaaagattttagcTATATAGAtatttctgcgcaacgcgcgggcttTCGCCTAGTTTCAAATAAAGCACTAGCAACTAGAAGGCATGTTTGTATAACAGGCTTCATCAAAGCCTTAGCCATCAACTCTTTTTCTTCACCTTTCATGGTGACACCGAGTTCACCAACATAGGCCAAAAACTAAGAATGTCGACAAGTCATCCAGATGATATTCATAAAGATTCTTAACACAAACACAATAGTTTTTTTTTCCATACATAACAATATATGTGGTATAGAGTTATACAATACAACatttaaaacacattgttgtatATGAAGAAAAACTGTTATGTACGAATCAACTCTCATTGTAAAACAATAACTATGAAACAAGCACTATCTGTAATTGAAAACTATCAGCTTTCCTTCTATTTATTTCTAGAACAAGAAAATAGGATGTTCTTACATTtctttcaaagaaaaaaaacgcaataaaacaatttcttatTTCATTTCATTCCCCATCTTTTCTCTCATTTACATTTCTCTTTCAAGAACTAGATTATAATATTCTTACCAAATATCCTTAATCTTTCATGATGCTCACTtctaaaaaatattgtttttaacaAACTTCATAAACAATAATTTTCATATACCACTTATGAGCCTTTCATACTTTCATTTTATGAAATATCAAGACATACATGATAAGTTTATGATCAAATATGAGATAAACGTACATACATGATAAGTTTATGATCAAATATGAGATAAACTTACTTAAATAGAAATTGACTTGTTGATAAGACagatttatatttcattataaacAGTACGCATATACCTTCAATAACTAGCTACACTTAactatattataaataaaaattaattgcAGATAATGAGAGACAGTTTCGAaaaagaatttattatttgacAAAAATGAGGTTAATTAATGGGAGGGGGGACGACATTTCAGATGACTTGGAAAGACAACCACCGCAACTGATGCTTGAGGTACAAAAGCCACCACCATTCCCTTTTTGTGCCCTCTGCCACTGATTATTTCTATAATTCCTACATCATATACCAGTTTTACGAAATGACTAAATTGTCCTATTATGTTACTATTTTGTGGAGGAGATGTTTTATATGAATCTCATTTAGAAAAAGTTAAAAGTCTAGATATCACGTTATATATAAAAAGATTAAAGATAATAAACAAATAATTCTGATAATTAGGTTAACCAGCCCTAATATATATGCAAGGGTACGATTGTAATAAACGAGAACGACAGACCGATTTCTTAAGGGAGCCTTCTAGTTATGGGGCATATATATTATACTCGAACAAAAGCAGTATACAACCATGCATGTCTATCCATTTCTTCATTTGGAATTTGTAGACGTAGCCTTTTACTGGTGGGGACTCATCCAAAAGATCTCAACGAAAAACAGCCCCCATCACCGCCGATaactaccaccaccgccaccGCGCCACCACCACTTTCAATGCTATAAGTCGCCTGATCACGACTTGACATGAATGGGAAATGAAAAACGTCTCATTTCAATCAGAACAAACCCATCCAAACCCACCACCACTAGATCCCGATCAAGAGGATAGATCGACGTCAGCGACGAAGTTTGAGTGGGATTTTTCCGTCTCCGCCGTGGTTTCATCCTCCGTTGCCGGTGGAAACATCTCGGACACTCTCGGCGTCGTAGAGGTTAACTCCTCCGGAAATCTCTTTGCCACCGGCGGTATAGCTAGGAAGATCAGAGTTTATAGCTTGAATTCATTGCTATCATCAAGTAGTCTAGAGGCAACATTGTTTGACCATGCTACTGCATGCCATTATTGCATATGTACCCCAGCAAAACTCAGCAGCCTCAAATGGAAACCCGGCTCCGGAAGCCAGGTCATGGGATCAGCCGACTACGACGGTGTTGTCACGGAGTACGATCTTGAGACCAAGATGCCGGTTTACGAGCGTGACGAACACAGCGGCCGGCGGGTTTGGAGCATGGACTACTCCCACTGGGATCCGGTGGTCGGAGCATCCGGTGCCGATGACGGAACCATGCAAATGTGGGACCCGCGGCATGATGGTGGGAAATGTGTGGCTAAAGTGGTGTTAGGGAGCCCAGTTTGTTGTGTGGAGTTCAACCCGTTTGGTGGCGCATTGGTAGCCGTTGGATGTGCAGATCGAAAAGCCTACGTTTACGATGTGAGGAAAATCGTTGACCCGGTAGCGGTGTTTGATGGGCATCAGAGGACGGTAAGTTACACGAGATTCCTGGATGATCACACGGTGGTGACGTCCGGCACAGATGGGTGTTTGAAGATGTGGGACATAGAGAAGCAACACATGATTCGCACGTATAAAGGGCACACAAACCAAAGAAGGTTTGTGGGATTATCCATTTGGAGAAATCAAGGATTGATTGGATGTGGGTCTGAGAGCAACCAGTTGTTTGTATATGATAAGAGGTGGGGTGAACCCATATGGGTGCATGGGTTCGAACCAGAGGGTGGAAGAAGGTATGAAGATGGGTTCGTGAGTAGCATATGTTGGAGCCAAGAGGGTGAAGATGAGTGCACGTTGGTGGGTGGTGGTTCCGATGGAGTTGTAAAGATTTTTTCCGGAAAAAGAAAACCGTTAACTTAAAGGTGATAAATTTTCTTTCTACATTTCTTCCTTTGTTAAGAATTAATTACTTTGTAACTTGAGTTTCAATTCATTACATAAATATGCAAATACTTTATCTCGTCGATAAAGAGTTACCGActtaattttgtttttcttctctATGTTTTATTATCTATATGCTCTTCGAATTTGGATATGCTAATGCTCGTTGATAGAGTGTATCAAATTAAATCTGTAAATATGCAAACGTTTGTGGTACTACCTAATATGCAAACGATTGCGTGGGTTGGCCCAAAGATGATCAAAGTATAGAAGTCTAATTAAGCAGGGACTTTGAAATGTAAAGTGCATTGCCAAGTATGTTTGGCAAATTAAGCGATGTATTAGGTCGCTTAACTTGAAGGAGAAAGTTaagatgcacacacacacacacacacatatatatatatatatatatatatatatatatatatatatatatatatatatatatatatatatatatatatatatatatatatatatatatatataatcatgacTTGATTGATATTATTTGTCTTTGGTGACATGAATATTAGCATGTTGGGATGCGAAGAGTAATAATTACTACTAACACATACCAAGCCTTCAAAGCAAAATTGATGAAGTAATTATGAGATAGGAAAACAAATGAAAATATATAGACAAAACAAGGAAGATGCATTGAAGAGTATGTATAACACATACCAAGCTTTTAAAGCCAAATTGATGAAGTAATTATGAGATAGCAAAACAAATGAAAAGATATAGACAAAAACAAGGAAGATGTATTGAAGAGTATGTATCGGACAGAATACAACCTTAGAGCATTTACATTGAGTATTTACAATGGGACTTATTATTAAAgcgtttttttattattatttattatttattattttaagaaTTTGTTACCATTAAATCATACaacttatttgttttgtttttttttttcaataaaaagttTTGACATTTAACCCTGTCTGGATGTCAAACCAGTAAATAAAGAGATAAAATAATAACTATTAAACACAAATAACTGATATAGTATACAAAAACACAATATAGAATAAGCCGAGTCGAACCACAAAGATAGAGATACAAGACTTAATATTTGACTATATTTCCACATATTACATTACCAATTGTTAAAAAATGGTTTGTTATTGACATTAAATAAAACTTCATGAAATAGACAAAGTAAAGACTAAAATGCATAATTTAAAGAATATTTCCGATTCCAATTATACTAAAAAGCTACGTTGTAAGATGTAATGTGACATCAATTCAAGTTCAATCTAGGTTGGTAATTAAGATATTAACATTCTCAAATATCTCCAAGCTGACAGAAATATTTACTCAATGCGACAACCCCAAATTCATAGTCattttaaacttttttatttatgcttatttaaaaatcagagtgtccattttaaaaaataatattgtgAGATTTGTTCcaagaaaacatgataaagatattatcaaagcattttcgaaaaaatgtattttgtttatattaaaacattaggatgtcatcgtcaatacagaaacataaacataaacagacattatattcatttacactaatgatttacatttcatttaatctctcaatgtaattagCTTCGTATCAAcatctgtgatacaaataaggtgagtgggtcaggttgaaaaacctggtgaatacatatggatttcaatcccacaatgttatatatatatatatatatatatatatatatatatatatatatatatatatatatatatatatatatatatatcagaactCACAATATATACAATTTCAACTCATATAAACAATTTTacccagtgttctaaaaggcgcgccatggcgtgaggtgCGACGTCACCGTTACGAATAGCTTCATaatgttgctgttaggcgtggcgcgtgaCAAGGCGTGATAtgacgcgttatggcgtgttatgacgcgtgttttttcgtttgaggcacatttttttctctttttttataccttttctaatcggacatacaagtattgtgtttttttattaattttatgttattagttgttgatataacacttctaaaaactgggtatatttgatataaatttatatttttgcagtaatataattataaattaatacaaaatcaccGCCTtatatcacgccttgaaaaacgccatgactcgccataactcgttaagcttgaggcttggccttgctgccacgccacgcctcacgccttttagaaccttATTTTTACcacaccccgtcgatcctcacaacgacacaatCCATTctctcggatctaaaattaacaactctacctaatccatactccgaGATCAGGTATGTCTAATCCATTCTCATATCAATGACAAATGACTATGCCCACTCCATACTCTCGGAATGACTatatctaatccatgctctcagattaatgacaaataactatgcCCTCTCTAcactctcggactaaggacgaatgactatgtctaatccatgctctcggattaatgacaaatTTTTAAGTTCTACCCTCCGTGTATTTCtcactcgtactcgtaagaagatactacccagtattcctcttaattaatttaggtttccTCTGTATCCTAAATAATAATATATCGTCAGATATGCTCTTAACATATAATGCAGgcaatatcaaatatttcacacataaacatatatttaacactttaattaatacttgtattaaaattatgtttatgaaagggactatgcactcacttgttaaagtgacaacTTGAAATTTAGGCAgcacttcgcttctaacaattttgttttcctttgacgaaacataatatcattattactagattttagtttaatattaattgcgactaattattaatctagatttatcattaaatctgttgggttttgagcattctaacactcttaagtgtacatgcaatcctaaataccttggatctatgttttctctattatacatgcaaatatgaacttccaaggtattatcctaatctaccatacaaaacaatgaatataacaagatagaatacatacctctttgatgtagaaagtattcatgaagcttaagtgcctagtgccccaagtgtgacacctcaaatggttcacacaacaccaaatacacttggaataacttgagagaaacttgaacactccttgaaatcgtctagccctcacactcacacatagtgcacgatttcttgagccatgggattcttttatatggtggctcttagggttacaccatgtaactcatgactttacccattccttatgctctatggattttaacctccatggagcatccatgggtcaccccatggacttagtccaacataaggaatcttggatcacaagcccacatatagaagaatgaatgatttacacaatcaacccatatatttaattagtctccttttgatcacttaattaattccaaattaattcttgatcaatactaattaaataaccttattaatatattagaacttataatatattaacaaaccttaagtgttatttctctcattttagtctatccaaatgcatgatgccatgcaacccaaatagaccatgccgggtcgggtcaagtcttaccaattatagttatggacttagacattaatccaacagtctcccacttggataagtctaaaactattattgcgtatgacttcaagaactgactggcaatcgtagctctcaaaagcttctgtctaactctgaccttgtagatgaactctaacctttgtcaatgacttgtgcattatataagggatcatatattcctccattctagatatcatatggactgagacatggattataatcattctctctgtctattttttgtttcccaatttccgatttatgacgactgactaattgagcacttccatttgtcatcatcaaatcatcgaggggcccacagatatcgcttttatcccgaaggtaaaaggaatggataaacttcgactcatatggcttgttctactacttgttgaatcatacacaaaggcacgttttataacaccgagttaccgaatgcattttcatgcaatcaatgtacaaccaactcatagtaacaactcatatctctaggtttgaagaatataagatattatcgtctcatgatcactcgtgataaaatccatgaagtgattccaatgagcgcgggttgaatccaatactcagaacttatgagcactcatgagtgttgtagccctttgtccaacatcttagacctctacaagccaacccatgacagtcttgattcatatctacttccaacatatgaccgactgtggatggtttgaataacttagtcattccggaagaataacctagtttattctggaagtcaaaacatgcaaaatgaaacacaagaataattgaatccaatatggtatcaaaatctatgaacataaataaaacacattttatttatcaccatatgattacacattattcattgtatactgtttcagctatcaactttattcttgaatttaaaacattagttgtcccatgctccaagcatgtacactatgttttctaaacactagtcatgtcatacaccaagtaagcatactatgtttgtctatgatctttactttgtgaaatagatcaattgaacataactctaatgatcctcttttcacagtcccagatccttactgcaaatgcaaaaattccaaattcatgcgatttactgaaatcttctagattctaaacttatatgcattgatcctcttgtaatgattatgcataaagtcacaaggacttgacaacaaacattacaaagtattccaaaggagatcaactccttggaaacatccttcttgcattaagtttccttaatcttacatagattgaaaattctaactttgaaacatttccagattcattttgactatcacttctgaacaagagttgcctccttacagattatgtcaatatggtccttccagaattatcactatacttccaactgtccttgagcacccaatctttggtaaaccttagattgtcctcgacaattgattaatccttttagtcatatccaattctagaccttttcccttcttaatgccccaggcattcgGAAAttttttagaaatgatgaatatagcacatgtaatcgatcctatatccgaagcatatgggacacgattcatgatgtctcacataaagactaaaccagtcttttgctataatatttctatttctatttgccaagttctcataattcagattatgaaaagggatgccgtaatcataattgaattttagaacgcaaataatggacccatatacagaattttcttatgttgagccattccaacataaaattcatatatatatatatatatatatatatatatatatatatatatatatatatatatatatatatatatatatccttgactaaatacgattaaaacctcaatctaagcttttagatttgagatgaagtataatttcctctcccttaattatagcaaaacaactctttcccaattgaaacttttgttttctataattaacattgctaacttgcaatacttatcataattatcatgctcccactaacatgatgattattagcatgacacttatgctcccactagctttgacatgtactcagaaatcagctgactttcttaccaaatttcagatttctaatactagattgttttgataaaactttatcaaaatcatacaccttcccttagatagctcataggtgtgtctaaacaattatgaagagggatgccgtaatcataatggttagacctttttgccgcgtctcacaagtccaggttagtgtgccggttaaccacacacactccactaacgactttgagaatgcaaatatcgcaattgctatctagctaaaatctacttagtgaaagtgtttcctcaccatcattttcaagaatcggagagaaaccttatgacacttagatttttatggtgtatgagttcctacccctatgaatttgtcaaaaccataatcacgagacaaggataatgacaaatccaaactcatatggattgaactcaatcttaatttcttgccacctagtaGCTCAAGGGCCTtacattgcttccaagttgttgtgcaaccaactgagaactctaaaaactcatatgcaaagccaactttaactggaatgggcacagaatatgtcaacatgataggttataaacctcaagtcgtgtgctagtgaagaacttcaggttttattcttgattagttcttgagactttcaagacctttaagactcccactgtcctcttgacctataagactcccttgtcaaacatctaaGAGATAGTGccgattctaatcaagacaaacacttcacataattggccttagttggtctttgttttatccaaaacatcacaacttaccaatttcaaatgtacaagagtaggaaacttttactcttacatttgacaagtgttttaaaccttctttaagacatgtcactcaaattacaatcttggactatgaatctaagacttgtattggaacgaagtatgactcatcttcttgatttaaccatttcaataattcaagattcctcgtcttagtcataagaatgcactaagatttctttatagaactaattgtgctatggtttcttaatcattaagatgatcacaaaactgatactaaagtactctcccatctttttcagatttgagaaacttttatccttctgcctaatttgattcttcttattctctctgccatacattggaaccttttccaatgtcttagagttacacttaagcttgtaagtataatcatatttactgagctttagtaaaccatgacgaatagtcttatcgatcttttgtggtggacttgaccagagcacaagaatgtgtactcgatcccttagtccttcacttgactcacacatccatgtgaacaagtagttagtcttaatttttttcaatgcttgaaagttctcattcatcatgctatacaacttgcatgattccaagtttctatctaactgaaacttgggtgatgagaatctttccttatttggtaaatttagacactaccataaatgaaagaatcaaattcactttccaatattgctatcagtggaatcttataagcaacaacttttcacaaatgccattgtaaggatacttaaaataaagaaaatcaaaactttttcttttattttaaaactttgcggaaaacttatcctcacaatccatatgaaaaccttgttgttatctattcctaagcaatataaatatcataactcttaagtaatagcccaaaattctgatcaccgaaccatgcgattgaaatccatcttcgcgatcagaatcatcatgcacttaataaagttagacaatggactttacctgaagtagatccaaacttattgactttaacatccttaggtaaatttggaagcttcgcaaccaatgccccttccattGGAaatagcctctctctttaccatttggtcaaccgagttgactatggccgatccctttccattggaaagagagagctttactggatatccaatgtcattattttCAATGTCCAcggttttaggaagttgatcttagcaaatagataagatcattaacggtcttgtcatagtctgtttcataggagtccgaaaggaactcactatgtgacttagaaagtagttgaggcaccaactttctcaacactttgacacccaactctcccggctagtcaatatgtgactacatctccaagatgtgatcacacatagacctttgcttgccaatagggcttgagtgaccttaaaattttcaagaacttgtgggttagggagaataattggagtaggtgaaagaagtatgatttccatgggacatcatcttcatttaggaaagcttgtttcaagagatttaggaagatcataaatgtctaaaccaaacatctttttaggagatattcaagatagttgatttaaagtccttaatatgacacccaatatgaaatattaaggccaggacccaacaaactattttataacttagaagagggatgccgtaatccaagctataaaatattcgaaggtaggtgaatgacgattcaccaatttccaccaagataaacgaaatgtattattaggttttaattggtttttgaaactcctagttctttgagattcattgaacttttcaatgacatgtttcaatctcgagtgtgccctttaggttttgtgactgggatgccgaggatcacaaaacaaggtgtgaagtaaccatgcaaattacttggtactcttaagtgtttaccccttaatcgatgtgccggttaaccatacacgctccatcgatactatgataaacattaagttaccctttgcctaccttgttaaatacgagttagtgtgccggttaaccacacacgctccactaaccgacttaaacaaagtgcaaagtgtaatttcatggattagcaccttattcacattttcctaagtaactaagattaagtatttataagagtttagttacttagtatttatcattaatacttttaatgaagggagaattctagtccttgtcctacccgttcggctaacgaccctccaccggtcaaggaagcggtgggtgagagtggacacccattaaactgccattttataggcagtaaccttataccccccttatagaccggcttcgtgaatgaggcctactaacggtaagactgactttactcttatacatatatatatatatatatatatatatatatatatatatatatatatatatatatatatgtatatgtatatatatatatatatataaatattattaacttataatattataaagtataagggttgaattttaacttttaaaattctaagggataacttggaattaaagtattcatggggaaaactttacaaattccaaaacttgagggcaagttttgaaactattcaaaactcttggattttcataacttatgagtttaattaaagctttaaaaactttaatgaagtgactcttgaacatccataacttgaggacaagttatggagtcataaaacaatttaatgaggaaaaagactcttcattttgtaacctatgacaacttttatgagttttaagattcataaatgtgacttataagttacataaacacattttatgaacttcttttagattaatttggattaaaaccaactatcacataattttatttaatctaaattcactcataaaacaaggtaacacaaaaaacttttggtgatccataacttattcttaagttatgaaatcctttaaaacattaacaccaaattttgtaactccataaaaactttgaatcaattttttttaaaaccttttcatatccataacttatggaggtttcaaaaagtaaaactctttagatcaaacttttaaaactaataaaataatcatatcattttatcttttattaaatttaacctaattcaactcataaagcaaattattcaaattttacaaataattagtttttcacaagaacaagtaattatcgtaaaatttgacaaacttcatgtttttttttcctttttttccaactttgaaaataaaatatttgcatcaatataacagaaaacaacctgttgctctgataccactgttgggttttgagcattctaacactcctaagtgtacatgcaaccctaaataccttggatctatgttttctctattatacatgcaaatatgaacttccaaggtattattctaatctagcatacaaaacaatgaatataacaagatagaatacatacctttttgatgtagaaagtctttatgaagcttgactgcctagtgccctaagtgtgacacctcaaatggttcacacaacaccaaatacacttggaataacttgagagaaacttgaacactccttgaaatcgtctagccctcacactcacacatagtgcacggtttcttgagccatgggattcttttatatggtggctattagggttacaccatgtaactcatgactttacccattccttatgctccatggattttaacctccatggagcatccatgggtcaccccgtggacttagtccaacataaggaatcttagatcacaagcccacatatagaagaatgaatgatttacacaatcaacccatatatttaattagtctccttttgatcacttaattaattccaaattaattcttgatcaatactaattaaataaccttattagtatattagaacttataatatattaacaaaccttaagtgttatttctctcattttagtctatccaaatgcatgatgccatgcaacccaaatggaccatgccgggtcgggtcaagtcttaccaattatagttatggacttagttaTTAATCCAACAAAATCAAAGTCtagtttcatgatctatcaaaaGGAACAACCACGTAGGATAATATCAGAGGTAGGTTccatttggtatacgaagtatactgttcgGATATCCCACTTtcaacacctcactaaatcacagcctataCATCATCTGTAACATCTTGTTTCAGATTGTTAGTGGTTTAGGGTTGCCGTTCCACACATATTTTAGGCCCAGGGCGAAAGAAAAAAATGGGCCCTTAAAATACACAAAAGTCATCAAGTTATTTTATAATAACCCAATAATTGAAAGAAATTATTTGTACTATCTTCTGAATataacaatttccataaaaaATTTGGGCCATTTTAAAAGTTGGGCCCTGGACGGTCGCCACTATCGCCCACCCTCTGGAACGGGCTTGGGTTTATGGGCTGCAACCCGGGCATGAGGAACCCTCGGGGCTacgacgagtt encodes:
- the LOC111901721 gene encoding WD repeat-containing protein RUP2, with protein sequence MKNVSFQSEQTHPNPPPLDPDQEDRSTSATKFEWDFSVSAVVSSSVAGGNISDTLGVVEVNSSGNLFATGGIARKIRVYSLNSLLSSSSLEATLFDHATACHYCICTPAKLSSLKWKPGSGSQVMGSADYDGVVTEYDLETKMPVYERDEHSGRRVWSMDYSHWDPVVGASGADDGTMQMWDPRHDGGKCVAKVVLGSPVCCVEFNPFGGALVAVGCADRKAYVYDVRKIVDPVAVFDGHQRTVSYTRFLDDHTVVTSGTDGCLKMWDIEKQHMIRTYKGHTNQRRFVGLSIWRNQGLIGCGSESNQLFVYDKRWGEPIWVHGFEPEGGRRYEDGFVSSICWSQEGEDECTLVGGGSDGVVKIFSGKRKPLT